In Flavobacterium sp., a single window of DNA contains:
- a CDS encoding GNAT family N-acetyltransferase: MENWIIRRIKKEDNQAIAKLIRSVFDEMEIPKVGTAYEDPYLDLMFEQYNKPQSVYFVVEKEGEILGCAGIAPLENGDPKICELQKMYFLPAVRGLGIGSKMMEECLNEARNFGFEKCYIETMPFMHAAQKLYKKSGFEYLDAPMGCTGHSSCPVWMLKKL, from the coding sequence ATGGAAAATTGGATTATCAGAAGAATTAAAAAAGAAGACAATCAGGCAATTGCAAAATTAATACGATCTGTTTTTGATGAAATGGAAATTCCTAAAGTTGGAACGGCTTATGAAGATCCGTATCTTGATTTGATGTTTGAACAATACAATAAACCACAGTCAGTATATTTTGTGGTTGAAAAAGAAGGTGAAATTTTAGGCTGCGCCGGAATTGCTCCTTTAGAAAATGGAGACCCAAAAATCTGCGAATTGCAAAAAATGTATTTTTTACCCGCAGTTCGAGGATTAGGAATTGGCAGTAAAATGATGGAAGAATGTCTAAACGAAGCCAGAAATTTTGGTTTTGAAAAATGTTATATAGAAACAATGCCGTTTATGCATGCGGCACAAAAATTATACAAAAAATCGGGTTTTGAATATTTAGATGCGCCAATGGGTTGTACCGGGCACAGTTCTTGCCCTGTTTGGATGTTGAAAAAATTATAA
- the ribD gene encoding bifunctional diaminohydroxyphosphoribosylaminopyrimidine deaminase/5-amino-6-(5-phosphoribosylamino)uracil reductase RibD: protein MNIHEKYIKRCIELAQNGFGTTYPNPMVGSVIVYEDRIIGEGWHKKAGEPHAEVNAVRSVKDKSLLKKATIYVSLEPCSHFGKTPPCCDLIIANEIPNVVVGTVDPNEKVAGKGILKLIEAGANVTVGVLEDECNELNKRFFTFHQKKRPYIILKWAESLDGFLAPEKEKNQERKPVWITNSYSRQLVHKWRSEEQAILAGTQTVIDDNPKLNTRDWAGNNPVRIILDQNNRISKDSFVFDESVKTIIFTKSENNISTENTIFEKIDFDTNIIQQILDVLYQHQVQSVIIEGGRQTLQSFIDENMWDEARIFTGKTSFEKGTKAPQIQKKKSVKTYIQEDELIYIRNYD, encoded by the coding sequence GTGAATATACATGAGAAATATATCAAACGATGCATTGAACTTGCTCAAAATGGGTTTGGAACAACCTATCCAAACCCAATGGTAGGCAGTGTAATTGTTTATGAAGATAGGATTATTGGCGAAGGCTGGCACAAAAAAGCCGGTGAACCTCATGCCGAAGTGAATGCGGTTCGATCTGTAAAAGATAAATCGCTTTTGAAAAAGGCTACCATTTATGTGAGTTTAGAACCTTGCTCTCATTTTGGAAAAACACCTCCGTGCTGTGATTTGATTATTGCAAATGAAATCCCGAATGTTGTCGTTGGAACGGTTGACCCAAATGAAAAAGTGGCCGGAAAAGGCATTTTAAAACTAATTGAAGCCGGCGCAAACGTTACGGTTGGCGTTTTAGAAGATGAATGCAACGAACTGAATAAACGGTTTTTTACTTTTCACCAAAAAAAGCGTCCTTATATTATTTTAAAATGGGCAGAAAGTCTGGACGGCTTTTTGGCGCCTGAAAAAGAAAAAAATCAGGAACGAAAACCGGTTTGGATTACGAATAGTTATTCTCGTCAATTGGTTCACAAATGGAGAAGCGAGGAACAAGCCATTTTAGCAGGAACACAAACCGTAATTGACGATAATCCCAAATTAAACACCAGAGACTGGGCTGGCAATAATCCTGTTAGAATAATTTTGGATCAAAATAATCGAATTTCTAAAGACAGTTTTGTTTTTGATGAAAGTGTAAAAACAATCATTTTTACAAAATCTGAAAATAATATTTCAACTGAAAATACGATTTTTGAAAAGATAGATTTTGATACCAATATCATTCAGCAAATTTTGGATGTTTTATATCAGCATCAGGTTCAATCTGTAATTATTGAAGGCGGAAGACAAACCCTGCAATCTTTTATAGATGAAAATATGTGGGATGAAGCCCGAATTTTTACAGGAAAAACTTCTTTTGAAAAGGGAACAAAAGCACCTCAAATTCAAAAGAAAAAGAGCGTTAAAACTTATATTCAGGAGGATGAATTAATATACATAAGAAATTATGATTGA
- a CDS encoding HAD family phosphatase: MIDTIIFDFGDIFINLDKQGTISGLQNLGLKEWNSELDRLNLLFETGDISYDDFLGGFQKQLPNASIEEILKAWNAVLADFPSYRLDFLKELSKKYRLFLLSNTDSIHIATFEKTVGVPFYTDFYNCFEKVHFSFEIGKRKPNTNSFQHLIDEHNLIPEQTLFVDDKKENTDSAAAMGFKIWNLQVGKEDVVDLFDKKIL; encoded by the coding sequence ATGATTGATACGATAATTTTTGACTTTGGAGATATTTTTATCAATTTAGATAAACAGGGAACTATTTCCGGATTACAGAATTTAGGGTTAAAAGAATGGAATTCTGAATTGGATCGCTTAAACCTTCTGTTTGAAACAGGAGATATTTCGTATGATGATTTTTTGGGTGGTTTTCAAAAACAGCTTCCGAATGCTTCAATTGAAGAAATCCTAAAAGCCTGGAATGCCGTTTTAGCTGATTTCCCTTCTTACAGATTAGATTTTTTAAAAGAACTTTCAAAAAAATATCGTTTGTTTTTATTGAGCAACACCGATTCTATTCATATTGCCACTTTTGAAAAAACGGTTGGCGTTCCTTTTTATACTGATTTTTATAATTGTTTTGAAAAGGTTCATTTTTCTTTTGAAATAGGAAAAAGAAAACCAAATACCAATTCTTTTCAGCATTTAATTGACGAACATAATTTAATTCCTGAGCAGACTTTATTTGTTGATGATAAAAAAGAAAACACAGATTCTGCCGCAGCGATGGGCTTTAAAATCTGGAATTTACAGGTTGGCAAAGAAGATGTTGTAGATTTATTTGATAAAAAAATATTATAA
- a CDS encoding YigZ family protein, protein MEHNDTYQTIAGESEEVLFKEKGSKFFGYAFPIENEDEVKPIIENLRKLHPHAVHFCYAYQLGTAPKISYRANDDGEPSNTAGAPIYGQIQSFGVTNVLIVVVRIFGGTKLGVGGLIAAYRTTAQMTLEVCEIVEKTIDVEFLISFDYKNMNKVMRVIKERKLEITSQEMEMDEDSGLPIGKIVTKTRKKNAESIFDIFDLMFEVDIKII, encoded by the coding sequence TTGGAACACAACGATACATATCAAACCATTGCCGGAGAATCTGAAGAAGTTCTTTTTAAAGAAAAAGGAAGCAAATTCTTTGGTTATGCTTTTCCTATAGAAAATGAGGATGAAGTTAAACCTATTATAGAAAACTTACGGAAACTGCATCCGCATGCTGTACATTTTTGTTATGCTTATCAACTGGGTACAGCTCCAAAAATTTCCTATCGAGCCAACGACGACGGCGAGCCAAGCAATACTGCCGGTGCGCCTATTTACGGACAAATACAATCTTTTGGAGTAACAAACGTTCTTATAGTTGTGGTTCGTATTTTTGGCGGAACAAAATTAGGTGTTGGCGGTTTAATAGCAGCGTATCGAACTACGGCACAAATGACATTAGAAGTTTGTGAAATTGTTGAAAAAACAATTGATGTCGAGTTTTTGATTTCTTTCGACTATAAAAACATGAACAAAGTAATGCGGGTTATTAAAGAAAGAAAACTGGAAATCACATCACAGGAAATGGAAATGGATGAAGATTCAGGTCTTCCGATTGGAAAGATTGTGACAAAAACGCGAAAAAAAAATGCCGAATCCATATTCGACATTTTTGATTTAATGTTTGAAGTTGATATTAAAATTATCTAA
- a CDS encoding thioesterase family protein: protein MKNHQTQVRVRYSETDQMGVVYHGNYVPYFEIGRVEWLRNKGVSYKSMEESGIGLPIVSMQINYKKSARYDELLTIHTTFKSQSSVKIEFDCEIYNEANELLTTAVFILVFVSLKTGRPTAPPDYILELFKTLA, encoded by the coding sequence ATGAAAAATCATCAAACGCAAGTGCGTGTTCGTTACTCCGAAACTGACCAAATGGGAGTCGTTTATCACGGAAATTATGTGCCTTATTTTGAAATTGGACGAGTGGAATGGCTTAGAAATAAAGGGGTTTCGTATAAAAGTATGGAAGAAAGCGGAATTGGGCTTCCTATTGTATCCATGCAAATTAATTATAAAAAATCTGCGCGGTATGATGAACTTTTAACAATTCATACTACCTTCAAAAGTCAGTCGTCTGTTAAGATTGAATTTGACTGCGAAATCTATAATGAGGCAAATGAGTTATTAACAACTGCAGTGTTTATTTTAGTATTTGTTTCGTTAAAAACAGGTCGTCCAACTGCCCCTCCGGATTATATTTTAGAATTGTTTAAAACGCTGGCATAA
- the dnaA gene encoding chromosomal replication initiator protein DnaA, translating to MTKTAQSVWENCLSFIKDNIQDQAYKTWFEPIKSVELTDNALYIQVPSKFFYEWLEEHYVKLLKVALTKELGKNAKLLYKIKMENTYGNKQPFTEQLPSSNRVPMKPQEVDAPFKNLNPELKNPFVIPGIRNLKIESQLNPNYSFDNFLEGDSNRLARSAGMAVANKPGGTSFNPLLIFGGVGLGKTHLAHAIGVEVKDKYPEKTVLYISAEIFTQQYIDSVKKNNRNDFIHFYQLIDVLIIDDVQFLSGKSGTQDVFFHIFNYLHQNGKQVILTSDKAPVDMQDIEQRLLSRFKWGLSAELHQPDYETRISILKNILYRDGVDMPEDILEYVARNIKSNVRELEGAIISLIAQSSFNKKEVTIELAKSVVEKFVKNVKREISIDYIQKIVSDYFQLDIETLQSKTRKRHVVQARQLAMFFAKKFTKASLANIGSQIGDRDHATVLHACKTVDNLVSTDKQFKKFVEDINKKLTL from the coding sequence ATGACTAAAACTGCTCAATCGGTATGGGAAAACTGTTTGTCTTTTATAAAGGACAATATTCAAGATCAAGCATACAAAACTTGGTTTGAACCAATCAAATCAGTTGAGCTAACCGATAACGCATTATATATTCAAGTACCAAGTAAATTTTTTTACGAATGGCTCGAAGAGCACTACGTAAAATTATTAAAAGTTGCACTTACCAAAGAACTTGGAAAAAATGCAAAGTTACTCTATAAAATTAAAATGGAGAACACTTACGGAAATAAACAGCCATTTACCGAGCAGCTGCCAAGTTCCAACAGAGTTCCGATGAAACCGCAAGAGGTTGATGCTCCGTTTAAAAACCTAAATCCTGAACTTAAAAATCCATTTGTAATTCCGGGAATCAGAAATTTAAAAATCGAGTCTCAATTAAATCCAAATTACAGTTTCGACAATTTCTTAGAAGGAGATTCAAACCGTTTAGCCCGTTCTGCAGGTATGGCAGTTGCTAATAAACCGGGTGGAACTTCATTTAATCCTTTGTTGATTTTTGGAGGAGTTGGTTTAGGAAAAACACACTTAGCGCATGCAATTGGTGTTGAAGTAAAAGACAAATATCCTGAAAAAACGGTATTATACATTTCTGCCGAGATTTTCACACAACAATATATTGATTCGGTTAAAAAGAATAATCGTAACGATTTTATTCATTTTTACCAATTGATCGACGTTTTGATTATTGATGATGTTCAGTTTTTATCTGGAAAATCAGGAACTCAGGACGTGTTTTTCCACATTTTCAACTATTTACACCAAAACGGAAAACAGGTAATTTTAACTTCTGATAAGGCTCCTGTTGACATGCAGGATATCGAACAGCGTTTGTTATCTCGTTTCAAATGGGGATTATCTGCAGAATTGCACCAGCCTGATTATGAAACCCGTATCTCGATCTTAAAAAATATTTTATATCGTGATGGTGTTGATATGCCGGAAGATATTTTAGAATATGTGGCACGTAACATCAAATCTAACGTTAGAGAGCTTGAAGGCGCGATCATTTCGTTAATCGCTCAGTCTTCTTTCAACAAAAAAGAAGTTACAATCGAACTTGCTAAAAGTGTAGTTGAGAAATTCGTTAAAAATGTTAAGAGAGAAATCTCTATCGATTATATCCAAAAAATCGTGTCTGATTATTTTCAGCTTGATATTGAAACACTTCAGTCTAAAACCAGAAAAAGACACGTTGTTCAGGCAAGACAATTGGCCATGTTCTTTGCAAAGAAATTTACAAAAGCTTCTTTGGCAAACATTGGTTCACAAATTGGAGACCGCGATCACGCTACCGTTTTACATGCTTGTAAAACCGTTGATAATTTAGTTTCTACAGACAAACAATTCAAAAAATTTGTCGAAGACATCAACAAAAAACTAACGCTATAA
- a CDS encoding low molecular weight protein-tyrosine-phosphatase, which yields MPVKVLMVCLGNICRSPLAEGILASKLPADKFIIDSAGTGSWHIGHCPDKRSIEVARKNGINISAQKGRQIQPSDFDEFDYIYVMDNSNFRDVVHLAKTPEHKNKIRLILNELFPDENVDVPDPYYGTANGFDNVYQMLDEVTDIIADQLLKKHS from the coding sequence ATGCCAGTAAAAGTTTTAATGGTTTGTTTGGGAAATATTTGCAGATCCCCTTTAGCAGAAGGCATTTTAGCATCAAAATTACCCGCAGACAAATTTATTATAGATTCTGCAGGAACAGGATCATGGCATATTGGACATTGTCCTGACAAACGCTCTATAGAGGTTGCCCGCAAAAACGGAATCAATATCAGCGCACAAAAAGGCAGACAAATTCAACCTTCTGATTTTGATGAATTTGATTATATCTATGTAATGGACAATTCGAATTTTCGCGATGTAGTTCATTTAGCCAAAACTCCTGAGCATAAAAATAAAATCCGTTTGATTCTTAACGAATTATTCCCGGATGAAAATGTCGATGTTCCGGATCCGTATTACGGGACTGCCAACGGTTTTGACAACGTATACCAAATGCTTGACGAAGTAACGGACATAATTGCTGACCAGCTTCTGAAAAAACACTCCTAA
- a CDS encoding SAM-dependent methyltransferase, with amino-acid sequence MKLLGKLYLIPTTMGESDPMDVLPQTVRRTIEIIDHYIVENDKTARKSIKAVYPEKKQSELVLFTLNKRTEPSEHLDFIKPLLEGKNMGLMSEAGCPGIADPGAVIVKLAHEKGIQVVPLVGPSSILLAMMASGMNGQSFTFNGYLPIDKDEKKSAIRHFERLSQDKNQSQLFIETPYRNNKLIEDLLQILNPSTHLCIATDITLPTEFIKTMKVSDWKKLKIDIDKRPTIFIIHKM; translated from the coding sequence ATGAAACTTCTCGGAAAATTATATCTTATTCCAACCACAATGGGCGAAAGCGATCCGATGGATGTTTTACCACAAACCGTAAGAAGAACCATTGAAATTATCGACCACTATATTGTTGAAAATGATAAAACGGCCCGAAAATCAATAAAAGCAGTTTATCCAGAGAAAAAACAATCGGAATTAGTGCTTTTTACTCTTAATAAACGAACAGAACCAAGCGAACATTTAGATTTCATAAAACCTTTATTAGAAGGAAAAAATATGGGATTAATGAGTGAAGCGGGCTGTCCCGGAATTGCTGATCCTGGCGCTGTTATTGTAAAATTGGCGCATGAAAAAGGAATTCAGGTTGTGCCGTTGGTTGGGCCTTCTTCAATTCTATTGGCAATGATGGCTTCCGGAATGAATGGCCAAAGTTTTACCTTTAATGGTTATTTGCCAATTGATAAAGATGAAAAAAAATCAGCAATACGTCATTTTGAACGATTATCTCAGGACAAAAACCAATCACAGTTATTTATTGAAACCCCATATAGAAACAATAAATTGATTGAAGATCTTTTGCAGATTTTAAATCCGTCGACACATTTGTGTATTGCTACAGATATTACGCTGCCGACAGAATTTATTAAAACAATGAAAGTTTCGGATTGGAAAAAATTAAAAATCGACATTGATAAACGTCCTACGATTTTTATTATTCATAAAATGTAA
- a CDS encoding methionine aminotransferase, which translates to MSKLPNVTTSIFTVMSKMVAEYNAINLSQGFPNFPVDERLTDIVARLAKENVHQYTPMAGYPPLMNKIVKLTQDSYNRTINPDLELLVTAGATQGIFTTILALVRENDEVIILDPSYDSYESPVLLCKAKPVRVALNDDYTSNWETIEKACSAKSRMMIINNPHNPTGKILNEADFLQLEKILSKYPDIIVLSDEVYEYITFEEKHISAHTKSFLLDRCVMVSSFGKSFHITGWKIGYTIAPEHLMKEIKKVHQFLVFSVNSISQFAINEYLDVVDVNLLGKFYQEKRDYFQKLLKNSRFELKPCEGTYFQVASYANISDEDDVTFCKNLIINHGVAAIPISTFYSDHKDQKLIRFCFAKDDFTLESAAKKLCEI; encoded by the coding sequence ATGAGTAAACTTCCAAACGTAACCACAAGCATTTTTACGGTAATGTCTAAAATGGTAGCGGAATACAATGCGATAAATCTTTCTCAGGGATTTCCGAATTTTCCTGTTGATGAAAGATTAACGGATATTGTGGCAAGATTAGCAAAGGAAAATGTACACCAATATACACCGATGGCAGGTTATCCGCCGTTGATGAATAAAATTGTAAAGCTGACTCAGGATTCATACAACAGAACGATTAATCCTGATTTAGAACTTTTGGTTACCGCAGGCGCCACACAGGGAATTTTTACAACTATTCTAGCTTTAGTAAGAGAAAATGACGAAGTAATTATTCTTGATCCGAGTTATGATTCTTACGAATCTCCTGTTTTACTTTGTAAAGCAAAACCAGTTCGAGTGGCTTTAAATGATGATTATACGTCAAATTGGGAAACCATCGAAAAGGCTTGTTCTGCAAAAAGCAGAATGATGATTATCAATAATCCCCATAATCCAACTGGAAAAATTTTAAACGAAGCTGATTTTCTTCAATTAGAAAAAATACTTTCAAAATATCCTGATATTATAGTTTTATCTGATGAAGTGTATGAATATATTACTTTTGAAGAAAAACATATTTCGGCACATACCAAAAGCTTTCTTTTAGACCGCTGTGTTATGGTTTCTTCTTTCGGGAAATCATTTCATATTACGGGCTGGAAAATTGGCTACACTATTGCTCCTGAACATTTAATGAAAGAAATCAAAAAAGTGCACCAGTTTTTGGTTTTCAGCGTAAACAGCATTTCACAATTTGCTATCAACGAATATTTAGATGTTGTTGATGTAAATCTTTTGGGGAAATTCTATCAGGAAAAAAGAGATTATTTTCAAAAACTACTAAAAAACAGTCGTTTCGAATTAAAGCCCTGCGAAGGAACTTATTTTCAGGTAGCTTCTTATGCCAATATTTCAGATGAAGACGATGTAACTTTTTGCAAAAACCTCATTATTAATCATGGTGTTGCAGCCATCCCTATTTCTACTTTTTATTCAGATCATAAAGATCAAAAACTGATACGTTTTTGCTTTGCTAAAGATGATTTCACTTTAGAGTCTGCTGCAAAAAAATTGTGCGAAATATAA